AGATAAACAATACCAAATCAATATCAGTTTATCCACCATTAGACATATTTTCATAATGTATTTATTTAATATTGAACTTGTTAACAGTTTTATCTACATATTTGGTCAAAGTTAGAAAGCATTGGCTTTTTTACTCAGTAGCAGTGGAGGGAGTATCATTTATTAAAACTTTTAAGTGATGTGAAGGATTTTGTTGTTCTGTTATCATTGAAGGAAAGTAGATTTACACGGGCATGCAATAGTGTACTATCAAGAGTGACAGGATGCACACCACTTCTATTGCAATGAAATGAAAGTAACTACATAAGGATTCAAGGACTGGCTTCTGCTAACATGCACGGTACAGTCTATTTGTAACCAACATAAGTACAAGCTTTCCAAGCTATGGCCCCAAGCTCCTGAAAGGAAGTCCTGCATGAATCATCTGAAAGTAGGCCGGCCCGAGTTCTATGATTTTTCAACAAATATGTCAACTTCCGCTTGGATAAATTAAGGCTTTCAACATTAAAAAAAATATATCCTCAAGGCTTTCCAAGGCTTATTTTATCCGCCTGAACCTATACGAAGGAGAGTAGTATGTTACTTGCAGTAACCACGTAGCAAAGGGGCATCTTCTCCTAGACTTGGTTATTTGGCATGCATGTGTAATTTCCATCACTACTTCTACCAAAGTATCCTCCATCACGAGCTCTTGCTGCAACTATGTGTTAGCCAACTATGATAGTATATCCACTCCCGCTGCAATTTTACACCGCATTCTTCATTTTGTTAGCTATATTTTGCTGAACACTGAACATTCTTGCCAGGTGCTCGGTGTGCTTAGCAGACTATCAACCAGATGAGCGGCTTCAGAGAATACCCCCTTGTGGTCACACCTTCCACATCGATTGCATTGACCACTGGTTCTCTAAGAACAATACATGCCCTCTTTGTCGAGTATCGCTTCTGACTTCCCCCAGAGATGCGAGTGTCGCTCCAAATGATCTGGAAACACAAGTCATCGAAGAGGACTGCTCCTTGAATGCACAACATCATGTGAGCCTTGGAGATGAACACGCACGACCGGAGGATCAGGCAGTGGACGGCAGGGTCAGCGACGGCTCGGCACAGCAGAGTAACGTGGAAGCATCAATTGTTCTAGACACCGCGCCTCAAACCGCAGGGTCTCCAAATGCTTGCCACCTGTCTGCTGTGTAAGCAAAAGAAATAAGGCCTTTTTGCTGTGTACTGTTTAGTGTCGTACGTTTAGCTGCTGTTACAAGGATTAACAAGAGGCGCGTGAAGATCTGCATCAATGATAAACTGACTCTAAAGAAGGGAAAAGGTCTAGACCCTGTTTGTTTGGGCTTTTGCTTTTGCAACCTTTTCATTTTGGCAAAGCCAAAAAAGCTCCTAAATAGGAGAGCAGATTCGGTGCCCAGGCTCATCTGTACCTGCAACGAAGaaaacaattttaaaaaataCTAATATTTTGAGATTTTTTTTTTTGTATGGTAGATAATTTGGTGCCTGAGGTGCGCTCTAAATTTCAAACCATTTGAACATTTAAGAAGTGCTTGGTAGAAAAGACAAATTTTAGGTCTGTAACTTTTTACTGTTAATGTATTGTTTTGAATCAATTAGTTTTTTTTGAGAGCTACTCATATGTCTAAATAATCTGAAATTTGGAACGCACATCATGCACCAAATTATCTATGatgtaaaaaatgttttttttaatttcttaTGTATTTGTTGTGCATTTTTTCTTGAGCAAATGCAGATGGGCTGGAAAATGGATATTCGCCTAAATAGGTACTTCATCTAtatattactagcaaaagggcccgtgcgttgcaacggaagaaaaaaatatcacacgtttttaatctttttataattattttgctTTATTAAAATaagaagctaactaactaatgtagtcagtcctatcctattttg
This genomic stretch from Hordeum vulgare subsp. vulgare chromosome 6H, MorexV3_pseudomolecules_assembly, whole genome shotgun sequence harbors:
- the LOC123401595 gene encoding RING-H2 finger protein ATL58-like; translation: MSCTSPDPPDYCSAASPELKLYQAFIFSVPVFFTFILLLFFYLFYLWRRRVNWQSLQMRANSLIRGDNPTLECGINKEMREMLPVVIFKESFLVRETQCSVCLADYQPDERLQRIPPCGHTFHIDCIDHWFSKNNTCPLCRVSLLTSPRDASVAPNDLETQVIEEDCSLNAQHHVSLGDEHARPEDQAVDGRVSDGSAQQSNVEASIVLDTAPQTAGSPNACHLSAV